The following proteins are co-located in the Flavobacterium sp. CECT 9288 genome:
- a CDS encoding acyl-CoA thioesterase: protein MDRIFKTVASSDISISELMLPSHTNFSGKIHGGYILSLLDQIAFACASKFSGNYCVTASVDTVNFLSPIEVGELVTMKASVNYVGKSSMIIGIRVEAENIQTGKIKHCNSSYFTMVAKKNSGESVIVPGLILSNQNDLRRYFNCVKQISLKKEKDLHEEIFDYNSPSAIESLSHDNVKLDFEP from the coding sequence ATGGATCGCATTTTTAAAACAGTAGCATCCTCAGACATTAGCATATCTGAGCTGATGCTACCTTCGCATACTAATTTTAGTGGTAAAATACATGGTGGATATATTTTATCACTTTTAGACCAGATTGCATTTGCTTGTGCCTCAAAATTTTCAGGAAATTATTGTGTAACTGCATCAGTTGATACCGTTAATTTCTTGAGCCCTATTGAAGTTGGCGAACTAGTGACTATGAAAGCCAGTGTAAACTATGTGGGCAAAAGTTCTATGATTATAGGAATTCGTGTTGAGGCAGAAAACATTCAAACTGGAAAAATAAAACATTGCAATTCTTCTTATTTTACTATGGTTGCCAAAAAAAATTCAGGGGAAAGCGTGATCGTTCCAGGTCTTATTTTATCGAATCAAAATGATTTGAGACGCTATTTTAACTGCGTTAAGCAAATTTCTCTAAAGAAAGAAAAAGACTTACACGAAGAAATTTTCGATTATAATTCTCCTTCTGCTATTGAAAGTCTATCACATGATAATGTAAAACTTGATTTTGAACCCTAA
- a CDS encoding AarF/ABC1/UbiB kinase family protein yields MKTIDYIPTSKIERATKLVQTGAKVGVNYLKYYGGKMVNSDMTRDQLNEDNAEDIYDGLKSLKGSALKVAQMLSMDKSFLPQAYVEKFSLSQFSVPPLSAPLVLKTFKTNFGKTPYEIFDEFNATSVNAASIGQVHVAEKNGKKLAVKIQYPGVANSISSDLSMVKPIAIRMFNLQGKDSDKYFKEVEDKLIEETNYLLELKQSQEVVEACQKIENLVFPSYYPEFSSEKIITMDWMTGKHLSEFTKINSDQVAADKIGQALWDFYMYQIHILKKVHADPHPGNFLVDENNNLVALDFGCMKKIPTEFYIPYFELIDKKVINDPKLFNAKLFELEILRTDDTAEEIAYFTTMFHDLLSLFTQPFQASTFDFSDVTFFDNIAALGERFSKDTNLRKMNGNRGSKHFIYMNRTFFGLYNLMFDLKATIVVNEFEKYK; encoded by the coding sequence ATGAAAACAATAGACTACATACCCACCTCAAAAATTGAGCGGGCAACTAAATTAGTACAAACAGGTGCAAAAGTTGGCGTAAACTACCTAAAATATTATGGTGGCAAAATGGTCAACTCTGATATGACTCGTGATCAATTGAATGAAGATAATGCAGAGGATATTTATGATGGGCTTAAAAGTTTAAAAGGAAGTGCACTTAAAGTAGCCCAAATGTTAAGCATGGATAAAAGTTTTTTACCACAAGCTTATGTTGAAAAATTCTCATTATCTCAGTTTTCAGTGCCGCCATTATCTGCTCCATTGGTTTTAAAGACATTCAAAACTAATTTTGGTAAAACACCTTATGAAATTTTTGATGAATTTAATGCTACCTCAGTAAATGCAGCTAGTATAGGACAGGTACACGTTGCCGAAAAAAACGGTAAAAAATTAGCGGTGAAAATTCAGTATCCTGGTGTAGCCAATAGTATTTCATCGGATTTGTCTATGGTAAAACCAATTGCCATAAGAATGTTTAACCTGCAAGGGAAAGATTCTGATAAATATTTCAAAGAAGTAGAAGATAAATTGATTGAGGAAACCAATTATTTATTGGAACTAAAACAAAGCCAAGAAGTAGTTGAGGCCTGCCAAAAAATTGAAAATTTAGTTTTCCCGAGTTACTATCCAGAGTTTTCATCAGAGAAAATCATAACCATGGATTGGATGACCGGAAAACACTTATCTGAGTTCACAAAAATAAACTCAGATCAAGTAGCAGCTGACAAAATAGGTCAAGCTTTATGGGATTTTTACATGTACCAAATTCATATTCTGAAAAAAGTACACGCAGATCCACATCCAGGAAACTTCTTGGTAGATGAAAACAACAATCTTGTAGCACTCGATTTTGGATGCATGAAAAAAATTCCTACGGAATTCTACATCCCTTATTTTGAGCTTATTGACAAAAAGGTCATAAATGATCCTAAATTATTTAACGCTAAATTGTTTGAACTTGAAATTTTAAGAACCGATGATACCGCTGAGGAAATCGCTTATTTTACAACCATGTTTCATGATTTGTTATCCTTATTCACTCAGCCATTTCAAGCATCAACATTTGATTTTTCTGATGTAACATTTTTTGACAATATAGCTGCATTAGGAGAGCGTTTTTCTAAGGATACAAACTTAAGAAAGATGAATGGCAACAGAGGTTCTAAGCATTTTATATACATGAATAGAACTTTTTTCGGGTTGTACAATTTAATGTTTGACTTAAAGGCTACAATAGTTGTCAATGAGTTTGAAAAATACAAATAG
- a CDS encoding TetR family transcriptional regulator C-terminal domain-containing protein → MATKKTAITKDKIVSLYMDYVLEHSEKPKSVYSFSKSNDFTETEFYAYFGTIESIEKEIFKMFIEKTIELLQKNKEYEMYDMKSKMLSFYFTFFEILTANRSYVVLVLKEHNDQLKKLMQLSGLRNSFKNFLTEIIADDFRTQQERLQNFQEKAFQETSWIQLLLTLKFWLDDASPAFEKTDIYIEKSVKVTFELMNIAPIDSLIDFGKFIFKEKIYNK, encoded by the coding sequence ATGGCTACCAAGAAAACAGCAATTACAAAAGATAAGATAGTTTCATTGTACATGGATTATGTACTAGAACACAGTGAAAAACCTAAGTCAGTATACAGTTTTAGCAAGTCTAATGATTTTACTGAAACAGAATTTTATGCGTACTTCGGGACAATAGAAAGTATCGAAAAAGAGATTTTCAAAATGTTTATAGAAAAAACAATTGAACTCTTACAAAAAAACAAAGAATACGAGATGTATGATATGAAAAGTAAAATGTTAAGTTTCTATTTTACTTTTTTTGAAATCCTTACTGCTAACAGGAGTTATGTAGTTTTAGTTTTAAAAGAACATAATGACCAACTTAAAAAATTAATGCAACTCTCTGGACTGAGAAATAGCTTTAAAAATTTCTTAACCGAAATTATCGCTGATGATTTTAGAACACAACAAGAGCGTTTACAAAACTTTCAAGAAAAAGCTTTTCAAGAAACGTCTTGGATACAACTTTTATTAACCCTAAAGTTCTGGCTTGATGATGCTAGTCCAGCATTTGAAAAAACAGATATCTATATTGAAAAGTCCGTCAAAGTGACTTTTGAGTTAATGAATATTGCTCCAATAGACAGTTTAATCGATTTTGGAAAATTTATTTTCAAAGAAAAAATATACAACAAGTAA
- a CDS encoding DUF2256 domain-containing protein: MKKEHLPSKMCPVCNRPFNWRKKWEKVWEEVKYCSEKCKRNKKV, translated from the coding sequence GTGAAAAAAGAGCATTTACCCTCAAAAATGTGCCCAGTTTGCAACAGGCCCTTTAACTGGAGGAAAAAATGGGAAAAAGTTTGGGAAGAAGTAAAATATTGTAGTGAAAAATGCAAAAGAAACAAAAAGGTTTAG
- a CDS encoding TIGR01777 family oxidoreductase translates to MKKNVLISGGTGFIGKQLTTLLLSKGFSVSILTRTLRPNLEEVFYYKWDVENQTIDEQAVLRADYIVHLAGENIAEKRWTAKRKAAIIESREQSTLLLYTTLKKHNKQLEAFISASAVGIYGAVNGEEICEETMIPANDFLGYTCQKWEDAIDFIENRNIRTVKLRTGLVLGKNDGVLNKLATIFKLRLGSALGTGKQYMPWIHVDDLCMMYYHAIKTDHMNGAYNAAIQDNTTNTIFSKTLACVYGYSIWLPNVPTFVLEFVMGEMSKIVLTGRRVSSKKIEQTGFQFQFKNLEGALRNCLTK, encoded by the coding sequence ATGAAAAAGAACGTATTAATTAGCGGCGGAACAGGATTTATAGGTAAGCAATTAACGACTTTGCTGTTATCCAAAGGTTTTTCGGTATCTATCCTTACTAGGACTTTAAGACCAAATTTAGAGGAGGTTTTTTATTACAAGTGGGATGTTGAAAATCAAACTATTGATGAACAAGCAGTCTTGCGTGCGGACTATATTGTACATCTAGCTGGTGAAAACATTGCCGAGAAAAGATGGACTGCAAAACGTAAAGCTGCCATAATAGAGAGTAGAGAGCAATCTACCTTATTATTATATACCACACTTAAAAAGCACAATAAGCAACTAGAAGCCTTTATATCTGCATCGGCAGTAGGGATTTACGGAGCAGTAAATGGGGAGGAAATTTGTGAAGAAACTATGATTCCTGCAAATGATTTTTTGGGTTATACCTGTCAAAAATGGGAAGATGCGATAGATTTTATTGAAAATAGAAATATAAGAACGGTCAAATTAAGAACTGGACTCGTATTAGGCAAGAACGATGGTGTCTTGAATAAGCTTGCTACTATTTTTAAGTTGAGGTTAGGCTCAGCACTGGGTACTGGCAAACAGTATATGCCTTGGATTCACGTAGATGATTTGTGTATGATGTACTATCATGCCATAAAAACAGATCATATGAATGGTGCTTACAATGCAGCCATACAAGATAATACTACAAATACTATTTTCTCAAAAACGCTTGCATGTGTTTACGGATATTCTATTTGGTTGCCCAATGTACCCACGTTTGTTCTAGAATTTGTCATGGGCGAAATGTCTAAAATTGTACTCACGGGTAGGAGAGTCTCCTCTAAAAAAATAGAGCAGACCGGTTTTCAGTTTCAATTTAAAAATTTGGAGGGAGCTTTGAGGAATTGTTTAACTAAATAA